One region of Luteolibacter yonseiensis genomic DNA includes:
- a CDS encoding DUF1552 domain-containing protein, whose product MNITTRRSFLRQLGLSAAALPFLPALPSLAQDAAGSKMQRIIFLFTPNGTVPPEFWPDQVGADFKLKRILAPLDPFKNRLMTLKGVCNKIRGDGDGHMRGISCLLTADELLPGNIQGGSDKPAGWARNISIDQEIRNFLQARKETATRFGSLELGVAVPNRADPWTRESYAGPNQPLAPASDPYALFEKLYGSTKDRENLGSVLDEVREDLSSIAAKVDREERDLLDQHVTFVRDMEKDLQSSGTTNLLLPPPSLEQGVALDNDGIPKISTMQADLLVNAMANGMARVATLQYTNSVGQARMRWLDIHDDHHHLSHEPDNNADAQEKLVKINTWLCEQLAYLAKKLESIPEPGGQGTMLDHTTIVWTNELGKGNSHSLDNIPFVLLGGGLGFKTGQAMQFDNVAHNRLWLSIAHAFGHHIPVFGQEKFCEGGALALA is encoded by the coding sequence ATGAACATCACCACCCGCCGCTCGTTTCTCCGCCAGCTCGGATTGTCCGCCGCCGCGCTTCCGTTCCTTCCCGCCTTGCCCTCCCTCGCGCAGGATGCCGCCGGTTCGAAAATGCAACGGATCATCTTCCTCTTCACCCCCAACGGAACCGTGCCTCCGGAATTCTGGCCGGACCAGGTGGGCGCGGACTTCAAGCTCAAGCGCATCCTCGCTCCGCTGGATCCGTTCAAAAACCGCCTGATGACGCTCAAGGGCGTCTGCAACAAGATCCGGGGCGACGGCGACGGCCACATGCGCGGCATCAGCTGCCTTCTCACGGCGGACGAGCTTCTGCCGGGAAACATCCAGGGCGGCAGCGACAAGCCCGCCGGATGGGCGAGGAACATCTCCATCGACCAGGAAATCCGCAATTTCCTGCAAGCCCGCAAGGAAACCGCGACACGCTTCGGCTCGCTGGAACTCGGCGTGGCGGTGCCGAACCGGGCGGACCCGTGGACCCGCGAATCCTACGCGGGCCCGAACCAGCCGCTGGCTCCCGCCAGCGATCCCTACGCGCTGTTTGAGAAACTCTACGGCAGTACCAAGGATCGTGAAAATCTCGGCAGCGTTCTGGATGAAGTGCGTGAGGACCTCAGCAGCATCGCCGCGAAGGTGGATCGCGAGGAAAGGGACCTGCTGGACCAGCACGTAACCTTCGTGCGGGACATGGAGAAGGACCTGCAGAGCAGCGGGACGACAAACCTGCTGCTTCCGCCACCTTCCCTCGAACAGGGAGTCGCGCTGGACAACGACGGAATCCCGAAGATCAGCACCATGCAGGCGGACCTTCTGGTGAATGCGATGGCGAACGGCATGGCCCGTGTCGCCACGCTGCAATACACCAACAGCGTCGGCCAGGCCCGCATGCGCTGGCTGGACATTCATGACGACCACCACCACCTCTCCCATGAGCCGGACAACAATGCCGACGCCCAGGAAAAACTGGTGAAGATCAACACCTGGCTCTGCGAACAACTCGCCTACCTCGCGAAGAAACTGGAAAGCATCCCCGAACCCGGTGGCCAGGGGACGATGCTGGACCACACCACCATTGTCTGGACCAACGAGCTTGGGAAAGGCAACAGCCACAGTCTGGACAACATTCCCTTCGTCCTGCTCGGCGGGGGACTCGGTTTCAAGACAGGGCAGGCCATGCAGTTCGACAACGTGGCCCACAACCGGCTGTGGCTTTCCATCGCGCATGCGTTCGGTCACCATATTCCCGTCTTCGGGCAGGAAAAATTCTGCGAGGGCGGGGCGCTGGCGCTGGCGTGA
- a CDS encoding ECF-type sigma factor: MSDSATHAFEFSGTADISASDKLLPLVYEELRRLAAFRLKNEMGNQTLQPTALVHEAWLRISGNEERSWDDQIHFFNAAALAMRRILVERARSKARIKRRRPDDLSFMDQDWVENDDHIIMIHECLTLLEKSDPESAKVVLLKFYGGLSSGEIGQITGRSVRSVERQWMFAKAQLYRLITKHLT, translated from the coding sequence ATGTCGGATTCGGCCACCCATGCCTTCGAGTTCAGCGGAACCGCGGATATTTCCGCATCCGACAAACTGTTGCCGTTGGTTTACGAAGAACTCCGGCGCCTGGCGGCGTTCCGCTTGAAAAACGAGATGGGCAATCAAACCCTCCAGCCGACCGCGCTGGTGCACGAGGCGTGGCTCCGTATCTCGGGGAACGAGGAGAGATCGTGGGATGACCAGATCCATTTCTTCAACGCGGCAGCCCTGGCGATGCGGCGGATCCTGGTCGAGAGGGCGAGGAGCAAGGCCCGCATCAAACGGAGACGCCCGGACGACCTGTCCTTCATGGATCAGGACTGGGTGGAGAACGACGACCACATCATCATGATCCACGAGTGCCTCACACTTCTGGAGAAAAGTGATCCGGAATCCGCGAAAGTGGTTTTGTTGAAATTCTACGGTGGATTGAGCAGCGGCGAGATCGGCCAGATCACCGGACGCAGCGTGCGTTCCGTCGAACGCCAATGGATGTTCGCGAAGGCACAGCTGTACCGCCTGATCACGAAACACCTGACGTGA
- a CDS encoding beta strand repeat-containing protein, translating to MKSKPNLFGRAARFPLAASSAAVSICFGGAAFATVWDGTGTVVTEWNDNGNWVGDIGTTGSAATINISSPVATISSNITTQPADILIGAGASTNGRLDQTAGTAQTGSGNWMKIGHNGGTGVFNLANTAATGGTLTGFGQGSGSMNVRGELRIGGGDGGSGGNGRVNVHTTGTLSSTSALHVGTNTSTGVLNIDSGTVAPNGTVNIGNGAAGAGGVTGTLNMSGGAFTKTGANNFIVGDAGGNGFVNLNGGTITSNNNFAAAQAGGKATVTVNGGTISNNGEFWVGTGAGSIGTATLKSGVINTNSWFCVGRQTGTGTLNVEGGTINKTNNGGAFIVGDGANGTLNQTNGTISVNGAEFWVGSGAGASGTYAMSGGTLNLGNWVVIGRNGGAASFTQTGGTINKSGTGDFILAAGGGNGGSTADYTFKGGLVDVTGGVTHIGKEANNTAVLTMKETAVFRTSQMVVGFSGSTGTVNLSGGTLETPSLIGGSGTSTAHFDGTTLRATASTDSLVSGISTADIVTGGALIDTQGFTATASQVFGGGGTLTKLGSGTLNLTGDSTHTGPTQVTDGKLVVTTRNTEAGAFTVANGKTLGVTRRSAGQSLNVSNLTLGTSASATTLEMNLGSFGNPGSATLNVVGNLAVNGTTTINISNGYPEVGSLPLIQFGSKSGTGTFVLGSLPPGVVAELDTTTDPNIVYLVIDQAKLLEWDDSELTGGVWNTANTNWNDVLTGAPAPFTTGAPVAFLDRGLVDFENPPNPDVVIAAEGVSPGLVTFNNDVISYSITGAGGINGTASVLKQGPGTVTISTPNAYTGVTRIEAGTLSVGGIANAGSPSGIGASPVNPANLVLAGGKLSYTGPAATTDRGFTIAASNSAIEVANSLTVGGTVTATAGLWAKTGAGTLRLTNPGANILAGGLSPGVRVEQGSLVLSGGGTQTNSVTGDVWVGTVLTSGADLVLDHTTLNSTGYLALARGNGTEGHVSTATFTSSTVATANLSLGYNNGLAEYVGTSVLTLNDSSYTTGFSKIGESSGATATVTLNGASSMVSDNTDVAQNTGSTGTLNIKGTSTYRSNNRLWIAPSVGTTGSVSLENSGSLTVLADADVGRGGSGSLSLKDNASFSTTGSLYVGRDVTQQGTVTQTGGTVTGGGNEFQIGKSGTGTWLQSGGVTNAGGWVAIARETAGVGVLTVSGTGTFNQTGADRAIVVGENGNGTLNIQGTGTVSSVGSGGIILSRGGATAAVNLDGGTLVALKISDAGGTSSFSFNGGLLKAGTGAAAEFMTGIDTVTVKAGGAKIDTNGNSITIAQQLLDGETGGGLVKSGAGVLTLTGSNTYAGATLVNAGKLVVDANYYGQGNFTVADGAALGVNLVSPGTQLSVNHLTLGTSASSTLDISLVSDAPDPAFAPVNVAGNLTVNGTVTINVTNPAPVLGQFPLIKYDGSKVGTGTFVLGTLPAGLGAMLVVNNGNKSIDLQINTLPGTPYGSFEASNGIAGAGAGADSDQDGIKNGIEFVIGGDPSGPGSDSSALLPTSKVNGAYLDFVYRRTSVSASSNPYVEYGSDLTGWTTAVAGTNGVVINVEANGFGTGVDKVTVRIPQSLATNSKLFAKLGIRIP from the coding sequence ATGAAGTCTAAGCCAAATTTATTCGGGCGGGCCGCCCGATTCCCCCTCGCCGCCAGTTCCGCCGCCGTGTCCATCTGCTTCGGGGGTGCGGCGTTCGCAACCGTCTGGGACGGCACCGGCACCGTGGTGACGGAGTGGAACGACAACGGCAACTGGGTAGGTGACATTGGCACCACCGGTTCGGCCGCCACCATCAACATCAGTTCGCCGGTCGCCACCATTTCCTCGAACATCACGACCCAGCCGGCGGATATCCTGATCGGTGCGGGAGCCTCCACCAATGGCCGGTTGGATCAAACCGCCGGCACGGCACAAACGGGCAGCGGCAACTGGATGAAAATCGGTCACAACGGCGGCACCGGCGTGTTCAACCTGGCCAACACCGCGGCGACCGGCGGAACCCTCACCGGATTCGGCCAAGGCTCCGGCAGCATGAACGTGCGGGGGGAGCTCCGCATCGGCGGTGGTGACGGGGGCAGCGGCGGCAACGGCCGGGTGAACGTCCACACCACGGGGACGCTTTCCTCCACCAGCGCGCTTCACGTCGGCACGAATACCAGCACCGGGGTTCTGAACATCGACAGCGGCACGGTGGCCCCCAATGGCACGGTCAATATCGGCAACGGCGCCGCAGGTGCCGGCGGCGTCACCGGAACACTCAACATGTCCGGCGGGGCTTTCACCAAAACCGGTGCCAACAATTTCATCGTCGGTGATGCCGGAGGAAACGGCTTCGTGAACCTGAATGGCGGAACCATCACCAGTAACAACAACTTCGCGGCAGCCCAGGCCGGAGGAAAGGCCACGGTCACCGTCAACGGCGGAACCATCAGCAACAACGGCGAGTTCTGGGTCGGCACCGGCGCGGGAAGCATCGGAACCGCGACGTTGAAGAGCGGAGTGATCAACACGAACAGCTGGTTCTGCGTGGGACGGCAGACCGGAACCGGGACCCTGAATGTCGAGGGAGGCACCATCAACAAAACCAACAATGGAGGAGCCTTCATCGTGGGAGACGGCGCGAACGGCACCCTGAATCAGACGAACGGGACGATCTCGGTGAATGGAGCGGAGTTCTGGGTTGGATCGGGAGCCGGCGCCAGCGGGACCTACGCGATGAGCGGAGGAACGCTCAACCTGGGCAACTGGGTGGTCATCGGGCGCAATGGCGGCGCGGCCTCTTTCACCCAGACCGGCGGAACCATCAACAAGAGCGGTACCGGGGACTTCATCCTCGCCGCGGGTGGCGGAAACGGCGGTTCGACGGCGGATTACACGTTCAAGGGCGGCTTGGTCGATGTGACTGGCGGGGTCACCCACATCGGCAAGGAGGCCAACAACACGGCCGTGCTCACGATGAAGGAAACGGCGGTTTTCCGCACTTCCCAGATGGTCGTCGGGTTCTCGGGCAGCACCGGAACCGTCAATCTTTCCGGCGGAACACTTGAAACCCCCAGCCTCATCGGCGGATCGGGGACTTCCACCGCCCACTTCGACGGCACCACCCTCCGTGCGACGGCAAGCACCGACTCGCTGGTCTCCGGAATCAGCACGGCGGACATCGTCACCGGTGGCGCGCTCATCGACACCCAGGGATTCACCGCCACGGCCTCCCAGGTCTTCGGCGGCGGCGGCACTCTCACCAAGCTCGGCAGCGGCACGCTGAATCTCACAGGCGACAGCACCCACACCGGTCCCACCCAGGTGACCGATGGCAAGCTTGTCGTCACAACCCGGAACACGGAGGCGGGCGCTTTCACCGTGGCGAACGGCAAGACGCTCGGCGTGACACGCCGCTCGGCGGGCCAGTCCCTGAACGTGTCCAATCTCACGTTGGGAACGTCGGCGTCGGCCACCACGCTCGAGATGAATCTGGGGAGCTTCGGCAATCCGGGATCCGCGACGTTGAATGTCGTGGGAAATCTCGCCGTCAACGGGACCACGACCATCAATATCAGCAACGGCTACCCCGAGGTCGGATCACTGCCATTGATCCAGTTCGGCTCCAAGTCCGGCACGGGCACGTTCGTTCTCGGCTCCCTGCCACCGGGCGTGGTTGCCGAGCTGGACACCACCACGGATCCCAACATCGTCTATCTGGTCATCGACCAGGCGAAATTGCTGGAATGGGATGATTCGGAACTCACCGGCGGGGTCTGGAATACGGCGAATACGAATTGGAACGACGTCCTCACCGGAGCCCCGGCGCCGTTCACCACCGGCGCCCCGGTGGCGTTCCTGGATCGCGGGCTCGTCGATTTTGAGAATCCGCCGAATCCGGATGTGGTCATCGCCGCGGAGGGAGTGAGTCCCGGGCTCGTGACTTTCAACAACGACGTCATCAGTTATTCGATCACCGGCGCGGGCGGCATCAATGGAACAGCCAGCGTGCTCAAGCAAGGTCCCGGAACCGTGACCATCAGCACCCCGAACGCCTATACTGGCGTGACCCGCATCGAGGCCGGCACCCTGAGTGTGGGCGGCATCGCGAACGCTGGAAGCCCGAGCGGCATCGGAGCTTCTCCGGTCAATCCGGCGAACCTCGTGCTGGCCGGCGGCAAGCTGAGTTACACCGGCCCCGCGGCGACCACGGACCGTGGCTTCACCATTGCGGCAAGCAACAGCGCGATCGAGGTCGCGAATTCACTCACGGTGGGTGGAACGGTCACCGCCACCGCGGGACTGTGGGCCAAAACCGGCGCCGGAACGCTCAGGCTGACAAACCCCGGTGCGAATATTCTCGCCGGTGGTCTCAGCCCCGGCGTCCGGGTCGAACAAGGCAGCCTGGTGCTGAGCGGCGGCGGCACCCAGACGAACTCCGTCACCGGTGACGTATGGGTAGGCACCGTGCTCACTTCCGGTGCGGACCTGGTGCTGGACCACACCACGCTGAACAGCACCGGTTACCTGGCGCTCGCCCGTGGCAACGGAACGGAGGGACACGTGTCCACCGCCACGTTCACGAGTTCGACGGTCGCCACCGCCAATCTATCCCTCGGCTATAACAACGGATTGGCCGAATACGTTGGAACCTCCGTCCTCACGCTGAACGACTCCAGTTATACCACGGGATTCAGCAAGATCGGTGAAAGCTCCGGAGCCACCGCGACGGTGACCCTCAACGGCGCCTCCTCCATGGTCTCCGACAATACCGACGTGGCCCAGAACACCGGCTCGACCGGGACGCTGAATATCAAAGGTACATCGACCTATCGCTCGAACAACCGTCTGTGGATCGCTCCGAGTGTTGGAACCACCGGCTCGGTCTCTCTGGAAAACTCCGGCAGTCTGACCGTCCTGGCCGATGCGGATGTCGGTCGCGGTGGAAGCGGCAGCCTGAGCCTCAAGGACAACGCCTCATTCAGCACCACCGGGAGCTTGTATGTCGGAAGGGATGTCACCCAGCAGGGGACCGTCACCCAGACGGGCGGCACCGTGACAGGCGGCGGAAACGAATTCCAGATCGGTAAATCCGGCACCGGCACCTGGCTGCAAAGCGGCGGTGTCACCAACGCCGGAGGCTGGGTCGCCATCGCGCGTGAAACCGCCGGTGTCGGCGTGCTGACCGTCTCCGGAACAGGAACATTCAACCAAACCGGAGCGGACCGTGCCATCGTCGTCGGGGAAAATGGAAACGGAACCCTGAACATCCAGGGAACCGGCACGGTTTCTTCCGTCGGCTCGGGAGGAATCATCCTTTCCCGTGGCGGAGCCACCGCCGCGGTGAATCTTGACGGAGGAACGCTCGTCGCCCTGAAAATCAGCGACGCGGGTGGTACCAGCAGCTTCAGTTTTAACGGCGGCCTGCTCAAGGCCGGCACCGGAGCTGCGGCCGAATTCATGACGGGCATCGACACGGTGACGGTGAAGGCCGGAGGGGCGAAAATCGACACCAACGGCAATTCGATCACGATCGCACAACAACTGCTGGATGGCGAGACCGGTGGCGGCCTCGTCAAATCAGGAGCGGGAGTGCTGACCCTGACCGGTTCCAACACCTACGCCGGCGCCACGCTCGTGAACGCGGGCAAACTGGTGGTGGATGCGAACTATTACGGCCAGGGGAACTTCACCGTCGCGGACGGTGCGGCGCTCGGGGTGAATCTTGTTTCCCCAGGCACCCAGTTGTCGGTGAACCATCTCACCTTGGGTACCTCCGCTTCCTCCACCCTGGATATCAGCTTGGTCAGCGATGCGCCGGATCCGGCCTTTGCCCCGGTGAATGTGGCGGGAAATCTCACGGTGAACGGCACCGTGACCATCAACGTCACCAATCCGGCACCTGTGCTCGGCCAGTTCCCGTTGATCAAATATGACGGCTCCAAGGTCGGAACCGGCACGTTTGTCCTCGGAACCCTCCCGGCGGGACTTGGTGCCATGCTGGTCGTCAACAACGGCAACAAATCCATCGACCTGCAGATCAACACGCTGCCGGGCACTCCTTATGGCAGCTTCGAGGCCAGCAACGGCATTGCCGGAGCCGGAGCGGGGGCGGACTCCGACCAGGATGGGATCAAGAATGGCATCGAGTTCGTCATCGGCGGCGATCCATCCGGACCGGGTTCCGACTCCAGCGCGTTGTTGCCCACGTCGAAGGTCAACGGAGCCTATCTCGACTTCGTCTACCGCCGCACCTCGGTATCCGCCAGCAGCAATCCCTATGTGGAGTATGGCTCGGACCTGACGGGTTGGACGACCGCGGTGGCTGGTACGAACGGGGTCGTCATCAACGTGGAGGCGAACGGCTTCGGCACCGGAGTGGACAAGGTCACCGTACGTATTCCGCAATCCCTCGCGACCAATTCCAAACTGTTCGCCAAGCTCGGCATCCGGATCCCGTGA
- a CDS encoding serine/threonine-protein kinase: MECAILEVALSLDEEARREFLTRTFQNDAEGLSEMRILVDATRGATSFFLDARERRARMASDIISEMAPSDTSAASPLDALIEGPGAKLGRYRLVKRIGEGGGGVVYEAEQEEPIRRRVAIKIVRLGMNTESVIARFEIERQALALMDHPNIAKVLDAGAASSGRPYFVMELVTGEKITSYCDSKKLGTVQRLHLFIKVCHAIQHAHQKGIIHRDIKPSNILVADHDGLDEPKVIDFGIAKAIESQAFGEKPFTSHDQFFGTPAYMSPEQIDLAGLDVDTRSDIYSLGVLLYELLTSRTPLDGDLLATQGISKIRDTLLNTEIQRPSLMLGEVGRDVLQTVAKDRKAEPTQLVSFIRGDLDWIVLRAMDKNRARRYQTVNSLARDVQRFLEHQPVTARPPGRLYLLEKFIRRNRLAVSAGIALAASLVAGLVISTGLYKRERQALREQLRLREEAQAARAVESRLREEADARANVARVAFLLDQGRIDEADTLRQKYPLSSIEPSLEAASVFRALGDWNATHGRWDQAIQCFKLLMQANLLDEPSNVLQRSDFLAISSALLYHEKEEYLAFRREVKERYLTPRNTLQAEHLLKICLLSPADHDLLKRLRHTVEVMGEPTLTSLPSWSGFALGLYHYREGAHEAALRVCETGLADPRIKNSCRASILTLLSMIHSRMGGVAKADETLAEARKLITESEGNDAVQGSSVPPYWFDWVIAELLVKEAEQEIAKR, encoded by the coding sequence GTGGAATGCGCGATTCTGGAGGTCGCGTTGTCGCTTGATGAAGAGGCGCGGAGGGAGTTTCTGACGCGAACGTTCCAGAACGACGCGGAGGGACTTTCCGAAATGAGGATTCTGGTCGACGCCACCCGTGGAGCCACGTCCTTTTTCCTCGACGCCCGCGAACGACGCGCCCGGATGGCATCGGACATCATTTCCGAAATGGCACCCTCGGACACTTCCGCCGCGTCACCATTGGATGCGTTGATCGAAGGCCCCGGAGCGAAACTCGGCCGTTACCGTCTGGTGAAACGCATCGGCGAGGGCGGCGGCGGCGTGGTCTACGAGGCGGAGCAGGAGGAACCCATCCGGCGGCGCGTGGCGATCAAGATCGTGCGGCTCGGCATGAATACCGAGAGCGTCATCGCGCGTTTCGAGATCGAGCGGCAGGCGCTCGCACTGATGGACCATCCGAACATCGCCAAGGTGCTCGATGCCGGAGCCGCCTCGTCCGGACGACCGTACTTCGTGATGGAGCTCGTTACCGGTGAGAAAATCACTTCCTACTGCGACTCGAAGAAACTGGGAACCGTGCAGCGGCTCCATCTTTTCATCAAGGTCTGCCACGCCATCCAGCACGCGCACCAGAAGGGCATCATCCACCGGGACATCAAGCCGTCGAACATCCTCGTCGCCGACCACGATGGCCTCGATGAACCGAAGGTGATTGATTTCGGCATCGCCAAGGCCATCGAGTCCCAGGCCTTCGGAGAAAAGCCGTTCACGTCGCACGATCAGTTTTTCGGCACGCCCGCCTACATGAGTCCGGAGCAGATCGATCTGGCGGGACTGGACGTGGACACCCGCAGCGACATCTACAGCCTGGGCGTGCTGCTCTACGAGCTGCTGACCTCGCGCACCCCGCTGGACGGCGACCTGCTGGCCACCCAGGGTATTTCAAAAATCCGGGACACCTTGCTCAACACCGAGATCCAACGCCCCTCCCTCATGCTCGGCGAGGTGGGCAGGGACGTTTTGCAAACCGTCGCCAAGGATCGCAAGGCGGAGCCCACACAACTGGTCAGCTTCATCCGCGGCGACCTCGACTGGATCGTGCTCAGGGCGATGGACAAGAACCGGGCGCGCCGCTACCAGACCGTCAACAGTCTCGCGCGGGACGTGCAGCGGTTCCTGGAGCACCAGCCCGTCACCGCCCGGCCACCGGGCCGGCTTTACCTTCTCGAGAAATTCATCCGCCGGAACCGCCTCGCCGTGAGTGCCGGAATCGCGCTCGCGGCCTCGCTGGTGGCGGGCCTCGTGATCTCCACCGGGCTTTACAAGCGCGAACGCCAGGCGCTCCGCGAGCAGCTCCGGCTGCGCGAGGAGGCACAAGCCGCCAGGGCCGTGGAAAGCCGCCTGCGCGAGGAGGCCGACGCGCGGGCGAACGTCGCGCGCGTGGCATTCCTCCTCGATCAGGGCCGCATCGACGAGGCCGACACATTGCGGCAGAAATACCCCTTGTCGTCCATCGAGCCATCGCTCGAAGCCGCATCCGTCTTCCGGGCTCTCGGAGACTGGAACGCCACCCACGGCCGATGGGACCAGGCGATCCAATGCTTCAAGCTGCTGATGCAGGCGAACCTGTTGGACGAACCCTCCAACGTCCTCCAGCGGTCGGACTTCCTGGCCATCAGTTCCGCGCTGCTCTACCACGAGAAGGAGGAATACCTCGCGTTCCGCAGGGAGGTGAAGGAGCGCTACCTCACCCCGCGCAATACCTTGCAAGCGGAGCATCTCCTGAAGATCTGCCTCCTCAGCCCTGCCGACCACGACCTGCTCAAGCGTCTCAGGCACACGGTGGAGGTGATGGGGGAGCCCACCCTCACTTCCCTTCCTTCCTGGTCGGGCTTCGCCCTGGGTCTCTACCACTACCGGGAAGGTGCTCACGAAGCCGCGCTGAGGGTTTGCGAAACCGGCCTGGCGGATCCCCGGATCAAGAATTCCTGCCGCGCATCCATCCTCACCCTTCTGTCCATGATCCACTCACGCATGGGAGGTGTCGCGAAGGCGGACGAGACATTGGCGGAAGCCAGAAAGCTTATCACCGAATCCGAAGGAAACGACGCGGTGCAGGGCAGCTCGGTTCCTCCCTACTGGTTCGACTGGGTCATCGCCGAGCTGCTGGTCAAGGAGGCGGAGCAGGAGATCGCCAAAAGGTGA